In a single window of the Chelonia mydas isolate rCheMyd1 chromosome 8, rCheMyd1.pri.v2, whole genome shotgun sequence genome:
- the PCBD2 gene encoding pterin-4-alpha-carbinolamine dehydratase 2 isoform X4, whose translation MTRVALQAEKMNHHPEWFNVYNKVQITLISHDCGGLTKRDVKLAQFIDKAAASV comes from the exons ATGACACGAGTTGCTCTGCAAGCAGAAAAGATGAATCATCATCCCGAATGGTTTAATGTGTACAACAAG GTTCAGATAACTCTTATTTCCCATGATTGTGGAGGACTGACCAAAAGAGATGTGAAGCTGGCTCAGTTTATTGACAAGGCTGCTGCTTCTGTGTAA